A single region of the Neomonachus schauinslandi chromosome 3, ASM220157v2, whole genome shotgun sequence genome encodes:
- the LOC110592276 gene encoding 40S ribosomal protein S29-like, with protein sequence MGHQQLYWSHPRKFGQGSRSCRVCSSRHGLIRKYGLIMCRQRFRQYCEGYRLH encoded by the coding sequence ATGGGTCACCAGCAGCTGTACTGGAGCCATCCGAGGAAATTTGGCCAGGGTTCTCGTTCTTGCCGCGTCTGCTCAAGCCGGCACGGTCTGATCCGGAAATATGGCCTCATTATGTGCCGCCAGCGTTTCCGTCAGTACTGCGAAGGATATAGGCTTCATTAA